In a genomic window of Puniceicoccaceae bacterium:
- a CDS encoding carbohydrate-binding protein — protein MEVDYVRVYAYDDPSAMPVHPVPGRISAAAFSDQQGSLDVETDSAERNGLHLASIEDGDAVSYTLDVPSTGSYSLSLRYASEQAGVAVKVWVNGAEAGNVNLPQTAEGVWRSAIVGPLSLEQGRTELRLQFEVPQGSGVQLRWLDWISDESVVQRFYQPATGAYFFTAFRDELEQVILNLPQWRYEGPTFGVEYAPSEYNTPVYRFYNQRAGAHFYTASASERDTVIANLSHQYVYEGVAFYVRTQSVGPDPVTLQQREFFPVWRCYLPRTASHYFTSNASEVEYIRRHVDASEMFVEGIAWYTHRVS, from the coding sequence ATGGAAGTGGATTACGTGCGGGTCTATGCCTACGATGACCCGAGTGCCATGCCAGTGCACCCGGTTCCAGGCCGCATCAGTGCCGCCGCATTTTCTGATCAGCAGGGTTCACTGGACGTAGAGACGGATTCGGCTGAACGCAACGGCCTGCACCTTGCGTCAATTGAAGATGGGGATGCTGTGAGCTATACCTTGGATGTGCCCTCCACGGGCAGCTATTCCCTGAGCCTGCGCTATGCGAGTGAGCAAGCGGGCGTTGCTGTGAAGGTTTGGGTCAATGGTGCTGAAGCGGGTAATGTCAATTTACCTCAGACTGCAGAGGGTGTCTGGCGCAGTGCCATTGTCGGTCCGCTGTCGCTGGAGCAGGGAAGAACGGAGCTGCGCCTGCAGTTCGAGGTGCCTCAAGGTAGTGGAGTTCAGCTGCGGTGGCTCGATTGGATTTCTGATGAAAGTGTGGTGCAACGCTTCTATCAACCCGCGACGGGTGCCTATTTTTTTACGGCCTTTCGGGATGAACTCGAGCAGGTGATCTTGAATCTGCCGCAGTGGCGCTACGAGGGGCCAACTTTTGGAGTGGAATATGCACCGAGCGAATACAATACACCCGTATATCGCTTCTACAATCAACGTGCGGGTGCCCATTTCTACACAGCAAGTGCGTCGGAGCGTGATACTGTGATCGCAAACTTGTCTCATCAATATGTCTATGAAGGAGTGGCGTTTTATGTGCGAACCCAGTCAGTGGGTCCTGATCCCGTCACGTTGCAACAGCGCGAGTTTTTTCCGGTTTGGAGATGTTACCTGCCGCGCACTGCGTCGCATTATTTCACAAGCAATGCTTCGGAAGTGGAGTACATTCGCCGCCATGTGGATGCATCGGAGATGTTTGTGGAAGGGATTGCGTGGTACACGCATCGCGTTTCCTGA
- a CDS encoding glycosyl hydrolase, protein MKRTRWLCWFWLISLIPQTGIQAFEQTADALIAGQHWAVAYSGFREGQHPDRGDGAINPSDAQILEDLHLLIDHGFRLIRMYDTAENTERTLELIAEHALPMQVLLGVWLDAEVSNHEGCPWLTEPIPAAQLSANRIRNDAAVDKGIGLALRFPGIVVAINVGNEALVNWNDHMMTVERVIELVRRVKAAVPQEVTVAENYEWWIQEGAGLARELDFIGVHSYPVWEGKSIEQGLGYTVENLKAVHAALPEARIAVLEAGWATTASEFGDRAGELQQECYYRELQQLALENQMTVFFFEAFDEPWKGDPGNPHGAEKHWGLFFENRTPKQVMRK, encoded by the coding sequence ATGAAGAGAACCCGATGGCTCTGTTGGTTTTGGTTGATATCGTTGATTCCGCAAACGGGGATACAAGCGTTTGAGCAAACTGCTGACGCGCTCATTGCCGGGCAGCACTGGGCGGTGGCATACTCTGGATTTCGGGAAGGTCAGCATCCGGACCGGGGTGACGGAGCGATCAACCCGAGCGATGCGCAGATCCTCGAGGATCTCCACCTTTTGATTGATCATGGCTTTCGCTTGATTCGCATGTACGACACTGCGGAGAATACCGAGCGCACGCTGGAGCTGATCGCTGAGCATGCCCTGCCCATGCAAGTGCTGCTTGGCGTGTGGCTGGATGCTGAAGTCAGCAATCATGAGGGCTGCCCGTGGCTCACCGAACCGATCCCAGCTGCACAGCTATCTGCCAACCGCATTCGCAATGATGCGGCTGTGGACAAGGGCATCGGGCTGGCGCTGCGATTTCCGGGAATTGTAGTGGCGATCAACGTAGGCAATGAGGCTTTGGTGAATTGGAACGATCACATGATGACGGTGGAGCGAGTGATTGAACTTGTGCGCAGGGTCAAGGCAGCGGTTCCGCAGGAAGTCACGGTTGCGGAGAACTATGAGTGGTGGATACAGGAGGGAGCCGGACTCGCTCGAGAGCTGGATTTCATCGGGGTTCACAGCTATCCGGTCTGGGAGGGGAAATCCATTGAGCAAGGATTGGGCTACACTGTGGAAAATCTCAAAGCCGTGCATGCGGCCTTGCCTGAAGCACGGATTGCGGTTTTGGAAGCGGGGTGGGCGACGACTGCCAGCGAGTTTGGTGACCGTGCGGGAGAACTCCAGCAGGAGTGCTACTACAGGGAACTTCAGCAGTTGGCGCTGGAAAATCAGATGACCGTCTTTTTCTTTGAAGCCTTTGATGAACCCTGGAAGGGAGACCCCGGGAATCCGCACGGTGCGGAAAAACACTGGGGACTGTTTTTTGAGAATCGCACACCCAAACAGGTGATGCGAAAGTGA